CTCCGAGCAGCATGACGAGTGGCAGGTGGCGAAGCGCTACTTCAGCGCGGAATCGCTGGCGAAAGTGACGGGAAGGCTGGAAATGATCCCAATCCCGTTGGCAGCCGCGAGATAAATCGAGGATGAGAACCTGTTCACCGATTTACACACTTGACGGGACATGACCAACACCGGAGAGCTGCCGGGCCCGCCGGGCTCCAACGTCTCCTACAACCGCGTGCCCTTCCACATGGTCGCCAACGACGGCAACCTCCTGGAGCACACGGTCGCTTTCGACGGCGTCATGGACGTCTTCCACGACGGCAATCCCGACAGATGGAAGGGGCTGCTCCCCGCCCAGACCATCGCCGAGCGGTACGACATCGTCGTCGACTTCAGCAAGCACGGCATCCAGCCGGGCGACAAGGTCTACATGGTCAACGTCCTGGAGCACCAGGACGGCAAGGGAACCAAGGGCAAGGTCCCGCTGGCGGACATCCTCTCCGGAGCCTACGCCCCCACACCGACCGCCACCCGCTGGGTCAACGGCGACCCGGGCGTCGGCAAGATCATGGAGCTGAGAGTCCATGCCTACGCCGGCACGGACCTCTCGATGGATCCGGCCGACTACGAGCCGGGCAAGCTCAAGATGATCCCGCTGGCCATCGATCGCGTTGCCAACACGGTGAACGACGTTTCGCTGAATACCGCGAAGCACCACACCTTCGAGTTCGTCCGTTCGGGCGGCGGCGTCGACCCGGTCAGCGGCCTGCACGGGCCGTGGTTCATCAAGGTCGACGGCGGGCAGCGGAACGCCGCGACGATACAGCGTATCTCCATCATCCAGCGCGGCGCCCTCCAGGTGTTCACGATCACGGGCGGCCGCGGATGGACGCACCCGGTCCACATCCACTTCGAGGAAGGGATCATCCTCACCCGTGGCGGCAATCCTCCCCCGGAATGGGAGATGTGGGCGCGCAAGGACATGTACCGGATCGGGCCCGAAGAGGAGAGCAAGGAAATCGAGGCCGCCTACCGGGCACGCGACTTCCTCGGGTACTATGTGACGCACTGCCACAACACCATGCACGAGGACCACGCCATGCT
The genomic region above belongs to Thermodesulfobacteriota bacterium and contains:
- a CDS encoding multicopper oxidase domain-containing protein, producing the protein MTNTGELPGPPGSNVSYNRVPFHMVANDGNLLEHTVAFDGVMDVFHDGNPDRWKGLLPAQTIAERYDIVVDFSKHGIQPGDKVYMVNVLEHQDGKGTKGKVPLADILSGAYAPTPTATRWVNGDPGVGKIMELRVHAYAGTDLSMDPADYEPGKLKMIPLAIDRVANTVNDVSLNTAKHHTFEFVRSGGGVDPVSGLHGPWFIKVDGGQRNAATIQRISIIQRGALQVFTITGGRGWTHPVHIHFEEGIILTRGGNPPPEWEMWARKDMYRIGPEEESKEIEAAYRARDFLGYYVTHCHNTMHEDHAMLLRWDSMVPGNIVLAPTPKPTWDGVLFEPSFQLELADIGDGVGPK